The proteins below are encoded in one region of Paeniglutamicibacter cryotolerans:
- a CDS encoding HNH endonuclease produces the protein MGNRVRVLAQELDPRDMLEKAEGARSKRYLAIYPAANAMMKLTGMIPVEAGLLINQVLDDLADSLTTTGAAQGRTRTQLRTDECCSLLTGTRTTVPRVEITLVMSERTLFRGSREPAHLTGYGTVPADWARALIHGPDTSTGDPGAERWIRCLYTAPGSGELIGMDSTRRLFPAGLTRFIKIRDRYCRTPGCDARIQDIDHVFGWVLGGLTTAKNGRGCCKGCNLDKEIPDWSATAVPGERHAVEITTPTGMTYRSTAPPPPGAGM, from the coding sequence TTGGGCAACCGGGTCCGGGTCCTGGCCCAGGAACTGGACCCCCGGGACATGCTCGAAAAGGCAGAGGGCGCCCGCTCCAAGCGCTACCTGGCCATCTACCCGGCGGCCAACGCGATGATGAAGCTCACCGGAATGATCCCGGTGGAGGCGGGCCTGCTGATCAACCAGGTTCTGGATGACCTCGCCGATTCCCTCACCACCACCGGGGCCGCCCAAGGCCGCACCCGCACCCAGTTACGCACCGACGAATGCTGCTCCCTGCTCACCGGAACTCGAACCACCGTCCCGCGGGTGGAAATCACGCTGGTCATGAGCGAACGCACCCTCTTCCGCGGAAGCCGCGAACCGGCGCACCTCACCGGCTACGGCACGGTTCCGGCGGACTGGGCCAGGGCCCTGATCCACGGACCGGATACCAGCACCGGGGACCCGGGGGCCGAGCGCTGGATCCGATGTCTCTACACCGCACCCGGCTCCGGGGAACTGATCGGCATGGACTCCACACGCCGGCTCTTCCCGGCCGGTTTGACCCGCTTCATCAAGATCCGCGACCGGTACTGCCGCACACCGGGCTGCGACGCCCGGATCCAGGACATCGACCACGTGTTCGGCTGGGTCCTGGGTGGACTGACTACAGCGAAAAACGGGAGGGGTTGTTGCAAGGGCTGCAACCTGGACAAGGAGATCCCCGACTGGTCCGCGACCGCGGTGCCCGGGGAACGACATGCGGTGGAGATAACCACTCCGACCGGGATGACATACCGCTCCACAGCGCCACCACCGCCGGGCGCCGGAATGTAA
- a CDS encoding 50S ribosomal protein bL37, with amino-acid sequence MSKRSRKRKDRKRGGANHGKRPNT; translated from the coding sequence ATGAGCAAGCGATCACGCAAGCGCAAGGACCGCAAGCGCGGCGGAGCCAACCACGGTAAGCGCCCCAACACCTAA
- a CDS encoding GDSL-type esterase/lipase family protein, producing the protein MEHRTIRLTAIGDELLAGHGDPRALGWYGRVLARTTSDETRFESYSLAAPGEGSEALASRWFDEASRRFGDNCENRLVVALSDRDLDLGLSTARSRLNLANILDSASQMSIKAIVVGPAPGLDDERNRRLGELSTVFADVATRRHHHYVDTFTPLLNHAQWRTDLAANGGLPGQAGYGLMAWLVLHRGWYSWLGLPEPRP; encoded by the coding sequence GTGGAACACCGCACCATCCGCCTTACCGCCATTGGCGACGAACTACTCGCCGGCCATGGCGACCCGCGGGCTCTTGGCTGGTACGGCCGTGTTTTGGCCCGGACAACCAGCGACGAGACCCGCTTCGAGAGTTATTCGTTGGCCGCTCCGGGAGAAGGTTCCGAGGCTCTTGCCTCGCGGTGGTTCGATGAGGCATCCCGGCGTTTCGGAGATAACTGCGAAAACCGTCTCGTTGTCGCATTGTCGGACCGCGACCTTGACCTAGGGCTTTCCACCGCTCGCAGCAGGCTGAACCTGGCAAACATCCTCGATTCCGCTTCTCAGATGAGCATCAAGGCCATCGTTGTTGGCCCCGCTCCCGGATTGGACGATGAGCGCAACCGCCGCCTGGGTGAGCTCTCCACCGTTTTCGCGGATGTCGCCACACGCAGGCACCACCACTACGTCGATACGTTCACTCCCCTGCTTAATCATGCCCAATGGCGAACTGACCTCGCAGCCAACGGCGGCTTGCCGGGCCAGGCCGGATACGGGCTCATGGCTTGGCTTGTTCTGCACCGCGGCTGGTATTCCTGGTTGGGCCTGCCCGAACCACGTCCCTGA
- a CDS encoding multifunctional oxoglutarate decarboxylase/oxoglutarate dehydrogenase thiamine pyrophosphate-binding subunit/dihydrolipoyllysine-residue succinyltransferase subunit, which produces MPDQSHHRLTEEFGGNEWLVDELYQQFLKDKNSVDKKWWEIFESLDGAPAAAAPAAPVAPAPAAPVTGAPRAANAATSARPAETPAFPAAPIAAKAPANPAPITKAQAIPAQLPKSAAVNATAGESKKTPLRGPAKAIVTNMEASLTVPTATTVRAVPAKALIDNRVVINNHLARARGGKVSFTHIIGFAVIRALKLFPSQNVTFEEIDGKPMAVQPANVNFGIAIDMPKPDGSRMLAVPNIKKAETLSFSEFWNTYEELIKRARNNKLTADDYAGTTVSLTNPGGIGTVHSVPRLSKGQATIVGVGALEYPAEFRGASPKTVALQGIGKVITLTSTYDHRVIQGAGSGEFLRLIESLLLGEQGFYDEIFEALRIPYEPVRWSVDNQVDIDLQINKIARIQQMIHSYRVRGHLMADTNPLEYVQRRHPDLDIQTYGLTLWDLDREWVTGGFGGKDRLLLRDILGVLRDAYCRTTGIEYMHIQDPVERHWFQDELEHKYSKPTREEQLRILSKLNSAEAFETFLQTKFVGQKRFSLEGGESLIPLLDGIISDAADQGMDEVAIGMAHRGRLNVLTNIAGKTYAQVFREFEGTQIPGSVQGSGDVKYHLGTEGEFTSDQGNQTKVYLAANPSHLEAVDSVLEGIVRAKQDRMDQGEGNFNVLPILVHGDAAFAGQGVVAETLTLSQLEGYRTGGTIHVVVNNQVGFTTSPSNSRSSVYSTDVAKMVQAPVFHVNGDDPESVVRIAQLAFKYRQLFNKDVVIDMVCYRRRGHNEGDDPSMTQPMMYNLIEAKRSTRKLYTEALVGRGDITQDEADQALRDYQERLERVFAETHAAQTSPIPVIPTGATSVHDLELPTAQRNDEAALPTENPTAISPATLAHIGAAHLAVPEDFTVHPKLKVLLERREKMSREGGIDWGFAELAAFGSLSMEGVPVRLAGQDSRRGTFVQRHAVFHDRLNGEEWTPLLHLSDDQAKLWIYDSLLSEYAAMGFEYGYSVERPDALVLWEAQFGDFVNGAQTVIDEFLSSAEQKWGQRSSLVLMLPHGYEGQGPDHSSARIERFLQMCAEENMVVANPSTGANHFHLLRRQAYARPRKPLVIFTPKQLLRLKAAASSVEDFTQGTFQSVIADQGNLNPADVDRVLLVSGRLYYDLAAARTKANDTKTAIIRVEQLYPLPLEEIRAELAKYPNAEIVWAQDEPENQGPWPFIALNLLPELDRTVRVASRPASAATSTGTHKRHEVEQSILLQQAFQR; this is translated from the coding sequence GTGCCAGATCAATCGCACCACCGACTGACCGAAGAGTTTGGTGGGAACGAATGGCTCGTCGATGAGCTGTACCAGCAGTTCCTCAAGGACAAGAATTCAGTAGACAAGAAGTGGTGGGAGATCTTCGAATCCCTCGACGGCGCACCCGCAGCTGCCGCTCCCGCCGCACCTGTCGCACCGGCACCCGCCGCTCCGGTCACCGGAGCCCCTCGCGCCGCCAATGCCGCCACCTCGGCACGCCCGGCAGAAACCCCGGCGTTTCCGGCCGCCCCGATAGCCGCAAAGGCACCGGCAAACCCGGCGCCCATCACCAAGGCCCAGGCCATTCCGGCACAGCTGCCCAAGAGCGCGGCCGTCAACGCCACCGCGGGCGAGTCCAAGAAGACCCCGCTGCGCGGTCCGGCCAAGGCCATCGTTACCAACATGGAAGCCAGCCTCACGGTTCCGACAGCCACCACCGTCCGCGCCGTTCCGGCCAAGGCACTGATCGACAACCGCGTGGTCATCAACAACCACCTGGCCCGCGCCCGCGGCGGCAAGGTCTCCTTCACCCACATCATCGGCTTCGCCGTGATCCGTGCGCTGAAGCTCTTCCCCTCGCAGAACGTCACGTTCGAGGAAATCGACGGCAAGCCCATGGCCGTCCAGCCAGCCAACGTGAACTTCGGCATCGCGATCGATATGCCAAAGCCCGATGGCAGCCGCATGCTGGCCGTTCCGAATATCAAGAAGGCAGAGACGCTCTCCTTCTCCGAGTTCTGGAACACCTACGAGGAACTGATCAAGCGCGCCCGCAACAATAAGCTGACGGCCGACGACTACGCCGGCACCACGGTTTCGCTGACCAACCCTGGTGGCATCGGCACGGTGCACTCGGTGCCGCGCCTGTCCAAGGGCCAGGCCACCATCGTGGGCGTCGGCGCGCTGGAGTACCCGGCCGAATTCCGCGGCGCCAGCCCGAAGACCGTCGCCCTGCAGGGCATCGGCAAGGTCATCACGCTGACCTCCACCTATGACCACCGCGTCATCCAGGGTGCCGGTTCGGGCGAGTTCCTGCGCCTGATCGAGTCCCTGCTGCTCGGCGAGCAGGGCTTCTACGACGAGATCTTCGAAGCGCTGCGGATCCCGTACGAACCGGTGCGCTGGTCCGTCGACAACCAGGTCGACATCGACCTGCAGATCAACAAGATCGCCCGGATCCAGCAGATGATCCACTCCTACCGCGTGCGCGGCCACCTCATGGCCGACACCAACCCGCTGGAATACGTCCAGCGACGCCACCCGGACCTTGACATCCAGACCTACGGCCTGACGCTGTGGGACCTGGACCGCGAGTGGGTCACCGGCGGTTTCGGCGGCAAGGACCGCCTGTTGCTGCGCGATATCCTCGGTGTGCTTCGCGATGCCTATTGCCGCACCACCGGCATCGAATACATGCATATCCAGGACCCGGTCGAGCGCCACTGGTTCCAGGACGAGCTGGAGCACAAGTACTCCAAGCCGACCCGCGAAGAGCAGCTGCGCATCCTGTCGAAACTGAACTCCGCGGAGGCCTTCGAGACCTTCCTGCAGACCAAGTTCGTCGGCCAGAAGCGCTTCTCCCTCGAGGGCGGAGAATCGCTGATTCCGCTGCTCGACGGCATCATCTCCGACGCTGCCGACCAGGGCATGGACGAGGTTGCCATCGGCATGGCCCACCGCGGCCGCCTGAACGTGCTGACCAACATCGCCGGCAAGACCTATGCACAGGTCTTCCGCGAATTCGAAGGCACCCAGATCCCCGGTTCCGTCCAGGGATCGGGCGACGTGAAGTACCACCTGGGCACCGAGGGTGAATTCACCTCGGACCAGGGCAACCAGACCAAGGTCTACCTGGCCGCCAACCCGTCGCACTTGGAGGCCGTCGACTCGGTCCTCGAGGGCATCGTGCGCGCCAAGCAGGACCGCATGGACCAGGGCGAAGGCAACTTCAACGTGCTGCCGATCCTGGTACACGGTGATGCCGCATTCGCCGGCCAAGGCGTCGTAGCCGAAACCCTGACCCTCTCGCAGCTGGAGGGCTACCGCACCGGCGGCACCATCCACGTTGTCGTGAACAACCAGGTCGGATTCACCACCTCGCCGTCCAATTCGCGATCCTCGGTGTACTCCACCGACGTCGCGAAGATGGTCCAGGCGCCGGTCTTCCACGTCAACGGCGATGACCCCGAGTCCGTCGTCCGCATTGCCCAGCTCGCGTTCAAATACCGCCAGCTGTTCAACAAGGACGTCGTCATCGACATGGTTTGCTACCGTCGACGCGGCCACAACGAGGGCGACGATCCCTCAATGACCCAGCCGATGATGTACAACCTGATCGAGGCCAAGCGCTCCACCCGCAAGCTGTACACCGAGGCCCTGGTTGGCCGCGGCGACATCACGCAGGACGAAGCCGACCAGGCTCTGCGCGACTACCAGGAACGCCTGGAGCGGGTCTTCGCCGAGACCCACGCCGCACAGACCTCGCCCATCCCGGTCATTCCCACCGGCGCCACCTCGGTGCACGACCTGGAACTGCCCACCGCACAGCGTAACGACGAGGCTGCGCTGCCGACGGAGAACCCCACGGCGATCTCCCCGGCGACGCTGGCCCACATCGGAGCAGCACACTTGGCCGTCCCGGAGGACTTCACCGTCCACCCGAAGCTCAAGGTCCTGCTGGAACGCCGCGAGAAGATGTCCCGCGAAGGCGGCATCGACTGGGGCTTCGCCGAGCTGGCCGCCTTTGGTTCGTTGTCCATGGAAGGCGTGCCGGTCCGGCTTGCCGGCCAGGATTCGCGCCGTGGTACCTTCGTGCAGCGCCATGCGGTCTTCCACGACCGCCTCAACGGCGAAGAGTGGACCCCTCTGCTGCACCTGTCCGACGACCAGGCAAAACTGTGGATCTACGATTCCCTGCTGTCCGAATACGCGGCCATGGGCTTCGAATACGGCTACTCGGTCGAGCGTCCGGACGCCCTGGTGCTCTGGGAGGCCCAGTTCGGCGACTTCGTCAACGGCGCCCAGACGGTCATCGACGAGTTCCTCTCCTCCGCCGAGCAGAAGTGGGGCCAGCGTTCCTCGCTGGTGCTCATGCTGCCGCACGGATACGAGGGCCAGGGCCCGGACCACTCCTCCGCACGCATCGAACGCTTCCTGCAGATGTGCGCCGAGGAAAACATGGTCGTTGCCAACCCGTCCACGGGAGCGAACCACTTCCACCTGCTGCGTCGCCAGGCCTATGCCCGTCCGCGCAAGCCCTTGGTCATCTTCACCCCGAAGCAGCTGCTGCGCCTTAAGGCCGCCGCTTCGTCGGTCGAGGATTTCACGCAGGGCACGTTCCAGTCGGTCATCGCCGATCAGGGTAACCTGAACCCGGCCGATGTCGATCGAGTGCTTCTGGTCTCTGGCCGCCTGTATTACGACCTGGCCGCGGCCCGGACGAAGGCCAATGACACGAAGACCGCTATCATCCGTGTCGAGCAGCTTTACCCGCTGCCCCTCGAGGAGATCCGCGCCGAGCTGGCCAAGTATCCGAACGCGGAAATCGTTTGGGCACAGGACGAGCCCGAGAACCAGGGCCCGTGGCCGTTCATTGCGCTGAATCTGCTTCCGGAACTGGACCGCACCGTACGGGTCGCCTCGCGCCCGGCCTCTGCAGCCACCTCCACCGGTACGCACAAGCGACATGAGGTTGAGCAGTCCATCCTGCTGCAGCAGGCTTTCCAGCGCTAA
- a CDS encoding hemolysin family protein, whose product MEWLLLLLGLLLILGTGFFVAVEFSLVALDQSTVQRAVDEGDAKSAALLRCLKSLSTQLSSCQLGITLTTLLTGYVIEPSVGKLLQVPLRALGLGDSAVPVSLIVAMLLATLLSMVIGELVPKNLAIAKAFEIGRAVAGPQLIFTAVFRPAIVVLNGFSNKVLHLFGLEAKEEISGARSPAELASLVRRSAEMGTLDADTANFVNRTLRFSERSAADVMTPRIRMQTVHKDASVNDVIELARRTGYSRFPVVDDSADDIQGVCHVKKAIGIPRGKRDRLVAANILSDIIFVPETVHLDTLIQELREANLQVAVVLDEYGGTAGMVTLEDLIEEIVGEVSDEHDRALVGVLQSASGNWTFPGLLRPDELVEKVPGLQIPDDAAYETVGGFLMSELGRLPEAGDRIEIPSGVLVVESLDGRRVDRVRYEPTPEPQDSEHEGESK is encoded by the coding sequence ATGGAATGGCTCCTACTCCTACTCGGCCTGCTGCTGATTCTCGGCACCGGCTTCTTCGTCGCAGTCGAATTCTCACTTGTTGCACTGGACCAATCCACCGTGCAACGTGCGGTGGACGAGGGTGATGCGAAGTCCGCCGCCCTGCTGCGCTGCCTCAAATCGCTATCCACCCAGCTTTCCTCATGCCAGCTGGGCATCACCCTGACTACCTTGTTGACCGGCTATGTAATCGAACCGTCCGTCGGAAAACTGCTGCAGGTACCGCTACGGGCGCTGGGGCTGGGTGACAGCGCCGTACCGGTCAGCCTGATCGTCGCGATGCTGTTGGCCACCCTGCTTTCAATGGTCATCGGCGAACTGGTGCCCAAGAACCTGGCCATTGCCAAGGCCTTCGAGATCGGGCGCGCCGTCGCCGGACCCCAACTGATCTTCACCGCCGTGTTCAGGCCCGCGATCGTCGTGCTGAACGGCTTTTCCAACAAGGTGCTTCACCTGTTCGGGCTGGAGGCCAAGGAGGAGATCTCCGGGGCCCGCAGCCCGGCCGAGCTTGCATCGCTGGTGCGCCGCTCCGCCGAAATGGGAACGCTCGATGCCGACACGGCAAATTTCGTGAACCGCACGCTGCGCTTCTCGGAGCGTTCGGCCGCCGATGTCATGACGCCGCGGATCAGGATGCAGACGGTACACAAGGACGCCTCGGTCAATGATGTCATCGAGCTGGCCCGACGCACCGGCTATTCACGCTTCCCCGTGGTCGATGACTCTGCCGACGACATCCAGGGCGTGTGCCATGTGAAAAAGGCCATCGGCATTCCCCGCGGCAAGCGTGACAGGCTGGTGGCCGCCAACATCCTTTCAGACATCATTTTCGTTCCCGAAACCGTCCATCTGGACACGTTGATCCAGGAGCTGCGCGAGGCGAACCTCCAAGTTGCCGTGGTCCTGGATGAATACGGGGGGACGGCCGGCATGGTCACGTTGGAGGACCTGATCGAGGAAATCGTCGGTGAGGTGTCCGACGAGCATGACCGGGCGCTGGTTGGCGTGTTGCAATCGGCGTCGGGCAATTGGACCTTCCCGGGCCTGCTGCGCCCCGACGAGCTGGTGGAAAAGGTGCCTGGGCTGCAGATCCCGGACGACGCCGCCTATGAAACGGTCGGCGGGTTCCTGATGTCCGAGCTGGGGCGCTTGCCCGAGGCCGGGGACCGGATCGAGATCCCTTCCGGGGTCCTCGTCGTTGAATCCCTTGATGGACGCCGCGTGGACCGGGTCCGCTACGAACCGACCCCCGAGCCGCAAGACTCCGAGCACGAGGGGGAGTCCAAGTGA
- a CDS encoding hemolysin family protein — translation MNDFMGLFWLVVLLLGNAFFVAAEFAVMSARRSQIEPLADAGNKRAKTALKAMESVSLMLAVCQLGITVCSLLILNVAEPAIHHLLAAPLHLLGMPEALAGSVAFVLALLTVTFLHVTFGEMVPKNISVSLADKAVMLLATPLLWLSKAVYPVVVSLNWMANRFLHLLGVQPKDEVNSSFTRQEVATIVAESTRSGLVEDDSGLLSGALEFSQYTAEMTMVPLGELVTLPLGTTVAQFEKAVSRTGFSRFVMEGPDGTLAGYLHMKDVMNLPDSRYHDPISVSKLRALGNMRAAEEIEDALVVMQRNGSHLSRVISPDGVTLGVLFLEDVLEQLVGEIRDATQSQGLRRQNESGDNENDSHLS, via the coding sequence GTGAACGACTTCATGGGACTCTTCTGGCTCGTCGTGCTCCTGCTCGGCAACGCCTTCTTCGTTGCTGCCGAATTCGCCGTGATGAGCGCCCGGCGCAGTCAGATCGAACCGTTGGCCGATGCCGGCAACAAGCGCGCCAAGACCGCGCTCAAGGCCATGGAATCCGTGTCGCTGATGCTGGCAGTCTGCCAGCTCGGCATCACCGTGTGTTCGCTGCTGATCCTGAATGTCGCCGAGCCGGCGATCCACCACCTGCTGGCGGCCCCGCTGCATCTGTTGGGTATGCCGGAGGCACTGGCCGGGAGCGTAGCTTTTGTGCTTGCCCTGCTGACCGTCACGTTCCTGCATGTGACCTTCGGTGAAATGGTGCCCAAGAACATCTCGGTCTCCCTGGCCGACAAGGCGGTCATGCTGTTGGCGACACCACTGTTGTGGCTGTCCAAGGCGGTGTATCCGGTAGTGGTGTCCCTGAACTGGATGGCCAACCGTTTCCTGCACCTGCTCGGCGTCCAGCCGAAGGACGAGGTCAACTCCAGCTTCACCCGCCAGGAGGTGGCCACCATTGTTGCCGAATCGACCCGCAGTGGGCTGGTCGAAGACGATAGCGGGCTGCTCTCCGGTGCCCTGGAATTTTCGCAGTACACCGCCGAAATGACCATGGTGCCGCTGGGGGAGCTAGTGACTCTGCCGCTGGGAACCACCGTGGCGCAATTCGAAAAGGCGGTCAGTCGAACCGGATTCTCACGCTTCGTGATGGAGGGACCGGACGGCACGCTGGCCGGTTACCTGCATATGAAGGACGTGATGAACCTTCCGGACTCTCGTTACCACGACCCGATTTCGGTCTCGAAATTGCGTGCGCTGGGCAATATGCGCGCCGCAGAGGAGATCGAGGACGCGTTGGTGGTCATGCAGCGCAACGGATCGCACCTCTCCCGGGTGATCAGCCCGGACGGGGTGACGCTCGGCGTGCTGTTCCTGGAAGATGTACTTGAACAGCTGGTCGGGGAGATCCGCGATGCGACGCAGTCCCAGGGGCTGCGTCGGCAGAACGAATCCGGTGATAATGAAAATGACTCGCATTTGAGTTAG
- a CDS encoding metal ABC transporter solute-binding protein, Zn/Mn family, translating into MARSLRTVAALAALLLVSGCGGGAVASPPTPEAGVGGIRVVASTSVYADVARAVGGDRVDATAIIDKTSQDPHSYEATVRDKLAVSRADLVIANGGGYDVFIDALAGSLKLAPDTIISVVGLDSEAHDTHAEGSSAEAASGHDHGGANEHVWYDPHVVAELADTLAARFSALEPEFSERFAANARKFSAGTEKIERRLENLTAGGGSKSFAMTEPVPYYLLTEAGMKDATPEGLGEAMESGGDVPPLLLKRLSDGLRSGAYDVFAYNSQTSGPQTEAARKVAEQYGVPILDFTETLPAGDSYLSWMNDNVNHLEAALEH; encoded by the coding sequence ATGGCCCGCTCCCTCCGCACCGTCGCAGCCCTGGCCGCACTGCTCCTGGTGAGTGGCTGCGGCGGCGGTGCCGTAGCATCCCCGCCCACCCCGGAAGCCGGGGTGGGCGGGATCCGCGTGGTGGCTTCCACCAGTGTGTATGCGGATGTGGCCCGGGCTGTCGGCGGTGACCGGGTCGATGCCACTGCGATCATCGACAAGACCTCCCAAGACCCGCACTCCTATGAGGCGACGGTCCGCGACAAACTCGCCGTCTCCAGGGCGGATCTGGTCATTGCCAATGGCGGTGGATACGACGTGTTCATCGACGCCTTGGCAGGGTCGCTGAAGCTCGCACCCGACACCATCATCTCGGTCGTGGGGCTCGATTCCGAGGCGCATGACACCCATGCGGAAGGATCCTCGGCTGAGGCCGCGTCCGGCCACGACCACGGGGGAGCCAATGAACACGTCTGGTATGACCCCCATGTCGTGGCCGAGCTTGCCGACACCCTGGCCGCGCGATTCTCCGCCCTGGAGCCGGAATTTTCAGAGCGCTTTGCCGCGAACGCCCGGAAATTCTCTGCGGGCACGGAAAAAATCGAGCGCCGGCTCGAAAACCTGACCGCCGGAGGCGGCTCGAAGAGCTTCGCGATGACCGAACCCGTCCCTTATTACCTGCTGACCGAGGCTGGCATGAAGGACGCCACCCCGGAGGGGCTGGGCGAGGCCATGGAATCTGGCGGAGACGTGCCACCGCTGCTGCTCAAGCGGCTCTCGGACGGACTGCGGTCAGGGGCCTACGACGTGTTTGCCTACAACTCGCAGACCTCCGGCCCGCAGACCGAGGCGGCGCGCAAGGTCGCTGAACAATATGGGGTCCCCATCTTGGACTTCACCGAAACGCTTCCCGCCGGCGACAGCTACCTGTCCTGGATGAACGACAACGTTAACCACTTGGAGGCCGCACTTGAACACTGA
- a CDS encoding metal ABC transporter ATP-binding protein, translating to MEPVVRLRNAGLRFGERVLWSGLDLDIAPGEFLAVLGPNGSGKSSMVKTLLGLQPLTSGTVEICGKPVTRGSRLVGSIPQQQHFAPDTPLRARDLVALGIDGHKWGPRIFHKKLNRKVDELLERVGATSYADRPVGVLSGGEQQRLRAAQALSDDPRLLLCDEPLLSLDLHHQQAVSSLIHSEACDKGAAVVFITHEINPILQYVDRVLYLAGGRFHIGAPSEVMTSKVLSELYQSPIEVFESHGRIVVVGMPDAVTHQHPVEGE from the coding sequence GTGGAACCGGTGGTGCGGCTGCGTAATGCGGGGCTTCGCTTTGGAGAACGCGTGCTCTGGTCCGGGCTCGACCTTGATATCGCACCCGGAGAATTCCTTGCGGTGCTCGGGCCCAACGGCTCGGGAAAGTCGTCCATGGTGAAGACCCTGCTGGGCCTGCAACCGCTGACCAGCGGCACGGTGGAAATCTGTGGCAAGCCGGTCACCCGCGGTTCACGGCTGGTCGGGTCCATCCCGCAGCAGCAGCATTTCGCCCCCGACACTCCGCTGCGTGCCAGGGACCTGGTCGCCTTGGGCATCGACGGACACAAATGGGGTCCACGCATCTTCCATAAGAAGCTGAACCGCAAGGTCGATGAGCTGCTCGAGCGGGTCGGGGCCACCAGCTACGCCGACCGTCCGGTAGGCGTGCTCTCCGGCGGCGAACAGCAGCGGCTACGCGCGGCCCAGGCCCTGAGCGATGATCCGCGGCTGCTCCTGTGCGACGAACCGCTGCTCTCGCTGGACCTGCACCATCAGCAGGCAGTGTCCTCGCTGATTCACTCCGAGGCCTGCGACAAGGGTGCCGCCGTCGTCTTCATCACCCATGAGATCAATCCGATTCTGCAATATGTGGACCGCGTGTTGTACCTGGCCGGAGGCCGATTCCACATCGGTGCTCCGAGCGAAGTCATGACCTCCAAGGTGCTCTCCGAGCTTTACCAGTCACCCATTGAGGTCTTCGAGTCCCACGGTCGCATTGTGGTCGTCGGGATGCCTGATGCCGTCACCCACCAGCACCCGGTCGAAGGGGAATAA
- a CDS encoding metal ABC transporter permease, producing the protein MDFNEILKTVFSFEDYAELLPLVVNSLLAGALLGLVGGLVGVFVMMRDMAFAVHGIAELSFAGAAFALLIGANVVVGSLVGSIAASLVLGLMGAAAKDRNSIIGVLMPFGLGLGILFLALYEGRSANKFGLLTGQIVAVDQVQLGLLALCAVVVIVGLVAIWRPLMFVSVDPQVAAARGVPAAKLSVAFMLLLGLAVALSIQIVGALLVLSLLITPAAAAVRVTARPALTIVLSVVFAMVSVVGGILLALAGRLPISPYVTTISFLIYVVCRVIAWRREVAGRREKQPAALPVAV; encoded by the coding sequence GTGGACTTCAACGAAATCCTGAAAACCGTCTTCAGTTTCGAGGACTACGCTGAACTGCTGCCGCTGGTGGTCAATTCGTTGCTGGCCGGTGCCCTGCTGGGGCTGGTCGGTGGGCTGGTCGGCGTGTTCGTGATGATGCGCGACATGGCCTTCGCCGTGCACGGCATCGCCGAACTCAGTTTTGCCGGTGCCGCCTTCGCGCTGCTGATCGGCGCCAACGTGGTTGTCGGTTCCCTAGTGGGTTCCATTGCCGCATCGCTGGTGCTGGGACTGATGGGTGCGGCGGCCAAGGACCGTAACTCGATCATCGGGGTACTCATGCCCTTCGGCCTGGGCCTGGGCATCCTGTTCCTCGCACTCTACGAGGGCCGCAGCGCGAATAAGTTCGGCTTGCTGACCGGTCAGATCGTTGCCGTGGACCAGGTCCAGCTCGGACTGTTGGCCCTATGCGCCGTGGTGGTGATCGTCGGGCTGGTCGCCATCTGGCGGCCGCTGATGTTCGTTTCTGTCGACCCGCAGGTGGCAGCGGCCCGAGGCGTGCCCGCGGCCAAGCTGTCCGTGGCGTTCATGCTGCTCCTGGGCCTGGCAGTCGCCCTGTCGATCCAGATCGTCGGTGCGCTGCTGGTGCTTTCGCTGCTGATCACTCCCGCCGCCGCTGCCGTCCGAGTGACGGCTCGCCCGGCGCTGACCATCGTGCTCTCGGTGGTCTTTGCGATGGTTTCGGTCGTTGGTGGCATTCTGCTGGCCTTGGCCGGACGGTTGCCGATCAGTCCCTACGTGACGACGATTTCGTTCCTGATCTACGTGGTCTGCCGGGTGATCGCTTGGCGCCGGGAGGTGGCCGGCAGGCGTGAAAAGCAGCCCGCCGCGCTTCCGGTCGCGGTGTAG